GGCCAGAAGCTCGGCCACAACGTGTTCATCGTGATCGAGAAAGAGTCCGAGGTCGCCCTGGTGATCGAGGAGGCTGCGGAGCTCAAGGTCAAGCCACAGGTCGGCCTGCGCGTGCGCCTGTCGTCGCTGGCGTCGAGCAAATGGGCCGACACCGGCGGCGAGAAATCCAAGTTCGGCCTGTCCGCCGCGCAGCTGATCTCGGTGGTGCAGCGTTTCCGTGACGCCGGGCTCGACCAGGGCATCCGCCTGCTGCACTTCCACATGGGCTCGCAGATCGCCAACCTGGCCGACTACCAGCACGGTTTCAAGGAAGCCATCCGTTACTACGGCGAGCTGCGTGCCTTGGGCCTGCCGGTCGATCACATCGATGTCGGTGGTGGCCTGGGCGTCGACTACGACGGCACCCACTCGCGCAACGCCAGCTCGATCAACTACGACATGGACGACTACGCCGGCGTGGTAGTCGGGATGCTCAAGGAGTTCTGCGACGCGCAGGGCCTGCCGCACCCGCACATCTTCTCCGAGAGCGGCCGCTCGCTCACCGCGCACCACGCCATGCTGGTGATCCAGGTGACCGACGTCGAGAGTCACAACGACGAGATGCCGACCATCGAGAACAAGGAGTCGCTGCCCGAGACCGTGCAGTGGCTGGCCGACCTGCTCGGCCCGACCGATATCGAGATGGTCACCGAGACCTACTGGCGCGCCACCCACTACATGGGCGACGTGGCCGCGCAGTACGCCGACGGCAAGCTGACCCTGGCCGAGAAAGCCCTGGCCGAGCAGTGCTACTTTGCCGTGTGCCGTCGCCTGCACAACTCGCTCAAGGCCCGCCAGCGCTCGCACCGCCAGGTGCTGGACGAACTCAACGACAAGCTGGCCGACAAGTACATCTGCAACTTCTCGGTGTTCCAGAGCCTGCCGGACACCTGGGCCATTGGCCAGGTGCTGCCGATCATCCCGCTGCACCGCCTGGACGAAGAGCCGCTGCGCCGTGCCGTGCTGCAGGACCTGACCTGCGACTCGGACGGCAAGATCAACCAGTACGTCGACGAGCAGAGCATCGAGACCAGCATGCCGGTGCATGCGGTCAAGGAAGGCGAGGACTATCTGCTCGGCGTGTTCCTGGTCGGCGCCTACCAGGAAATCCTCGGCGACATGCACAACCTGTTCGGTGACACCGACTCGGTGAACATCTACCAGAACGCCGATGGCAGCGTGTACCACGCCGGTATCGAGACCCACGACACCATCGAGGACATGCTGCGCTACGTGCATCTGTCGCCGGAGGAGTTGATGACCCACTACCGCGACAAGGTCGCCAGCGCCAGGATCACCGCCCGCGAGCGTACCCAGTACCTCGACGCGCTGCGCCTGGGGCTGACCCGCTCCTCGTACCTGTCGTCCTGATCGTACTGGGCCGCCGTGCGGCCCTTTGGCATAGTGCCGCCGCGCGGCCCCCTTGGCATAGGTGCCGCCGCGCGGCCCTCTGGTACACGGCTGCCGCCACGGGTGATTACCTGTGACGGCAGCCTTCAGGCTTTGTTGCCCAAGCGCTCGACAAGCAGGGCGGCGTAGCCAGGCAATGCACTGAAATCCCGCGAGCACAGCAGCAAGCTGCGCTTCGCCCAGGCCTCCTGCAAGGCGACCCAGCGCAGCGGCAAGCTGTGCTCCCAGCGTCGCACCGAGGTCAACGGGACCACCGCCACCCCCGCGCCACCTCCGACCATCCTGATCACCCCATCGAATCCTTCGGCGCGAACGCGCACCTGCATTCGTTTGCCGAGGCGCAGGGCCTGTTCCTCCAGATGCAGCGCCAGGGCGCTGTCGGCACCCAGCCCCACATGCCCATGGCCAAGGCTGGCGTTGAAGTCTGCCCGGTCGCTGGCCGCCAGCGGGTGCTCGCGCGGCATCACCAGCACCAGCGGATCGTCGCGAAACGGTCGGGTCTGCAGGGTTGCGCAGGGTGCGGCATTCGAGACGATGCCCAAGTCCGCCATGCCTTGGCTGATCGCCTGGACGATATGCAGGCTGGGCAGTTCCTGGATATCCACGCTCACTCCCGGATGCTCGGCCAGGTAGCTCGCCAGCAGCTCCGGCAGGTACTCGGTCAGCGCCGCCGTGTTGCACAGCAGGCGCACCTGGCCTTGCAGGCCGTGGGCGTATTGCCCGAGATCGAACTGCAGGCGCTCGACCTGCTGCGCAATCAGCCGCGCATGCTGCAGCAGGGCCTGGCCGGCGGGCGTGGGCAGCACGCCGCGGCGGTTGCGTTCGAGCAAAGGAATGCCCAGCGAGGATTCCATGGCGCGAATGCGCGCACTGGCGGCCGGCAGCGAAAGGTGGCTGCGCCGGGCGCCGGCGGTGATGTTGCCGCTTTCGAGGGTGTGCTGGAACAGCTTGAGGTCGATCAGGTCGAAATGCATCTGCCTATGTCCTGGCAAGAGTCTGCCTGAGTATATGGCAGATTTTCAGCGCGCTTGCCGCACGGCAGGATGGTGGCCATGAATACCTTCCTGGCGTTTTATCAGAACATCGGCCCGGCGCTGTCATTGCTGGTGATCCTGACCTTCTTCCTGGCTGGCGCGGTGAAGGGGGTCATCGGCCTAGGGTTGCCGACCGTCGCCATGGGCTTGCTCGGCCTGGCTATGGCGCCAGCGCAGGCAGCGGCGCTGCTGATCGTGCCATCGACCTTGACCAACCTCTGGCAGCTGGCGACCGGCGGCCACCTGCTCGCGCTGTTGCGCCGCCTGGGCGGGATGTTGGCGATGATCTTCATCGGCACCCTGCTGGGCAGCGTGTGGCTGGGGATCGACAGCGGTCCGTGGGCGGCCCATGGCCTGGGCGCCGCGTTGCTGGTCTATGCCCTCTATGGGCTGGTGGGCCCAGGGCTGCGCGTGGCGCCGGCCTGGGAGCCCTGGCTGGGGCCGCTCTGCGGGTTGCTGACGGGCGTGGTGACGGCCGCCACCGGCGTGTTCGTCATGCCCGCGGTGCCCTACCTGCAGGGCCTGGGCTTGAGCCGCGACGAGCTGGTCCAGGCGCTGGGCCTGTCGTTCACCGTCTCGACCCTGGCCCTGGCGGTCGGCCTGGCCGGACAGGACGCCCTGGGTGGCCAGGCCCTGGGGGCTTCACTGCTGGTGCTGGCGCCGGCGTTGCTGGGCATGTTCGCCGGCCAGTGGCTGCGCGGACGGATCAGCGCAGCGCTGTTCAAGCGCTGCTTCTTCATCGGCCTTGCGCTGCTGGGCGGGCACCTGCTGGTCAACGGCTAGCGGACGAAGCGCTGAGCATATCGATCATCTGGATATCGAAATCGCGCTCCAGGTAATCCATGCGATTTTCGAAGAACGCACGCATGTGCGGCAGTGCCGAATGCACGTCCAGCGCGTCCTTGCTGGCCCACACCTCGAAAAACACGAACAGGCTCGGGTCTGCCTTGTCGCGCAGCATGTGGTACTCGATGCAGCCCGGCTCCTGGCGGCTTGGCTCCACGTAAGGACGGAACAGCTGTTCGAAAGCCTCGGCCTGCTCCGGGCGGGTCTTGGCCTTGAGGATGAAGGCGTATTGCTCGGTCATGGGGAAACGCTCTGTAAGGGGAGTGAGCAAATTCTAAATCAACAATATGTTTACCATTCGTGATTTACAGGCAAAAGAATTTTGCCCAGCCCTGGCTGTTTCCCCGGCGCCCGGTTGCCTAACCTGCCGGCAACTTCACTTACAGGGCTGACCCTCCCATGAAAAAGATTCTCCTGCTCAACGGCGGTAAACGCTTCGCCCATTCCGAAGGCCGTCTCAATCAGACCCTGCACGATGCCGCACTGGCCCATCTGGACCGTGCCGGTTTCGATGTGCGCGAAACCTTCATCGATGGTGGCTACGACGTCCAGGCCGAGGTGGAGAAATTCCTCTGGGCGGATGTGGTGATCTACCAGATGCCCGGTTGGTGGATGGGCGCGCCATGGACCGTGAAGAAGTACGTCGACGACGTGTTCACCGCCGGCCACGGCAGCCTGTACGCCAACGATGGCCGTACCCGCTCCGATGCTTCGCAGAAGTACGGCAGTGGCGGCCTGGTGCAGGGCAAGCAATACATGCTGTCGCTGACCTGGAACGCGCCGCAGCAGGCGTTCGATGACCCTAGCGACTTCTTCGAGGGCAAGGGCGTGGACGCGGTGTACTTCCCGTTCCACAAGGCTAACCAGTTCCTCGGCATGACGGGCCTGCCGACCTACCTGGCCGTGGATGTGATGAAGCGCCCGGATGTGCCGGCGGCGCTGGCGGCTTATGAGCAGCATCTGGACCAGGTGTTTGGCAAGGCTCAATGACAGCGCGGCTCCAACTGTCTTGTTGTTCCTGCACGGGCCTCTCGCCGGCAAGCCGGCTCCCACAAGATGGCGCATGGCTCAAGGCTGAAGCGCACGGTGTGGGAGCCGGCTTGCCGGCGAAAGGGGCGCGTAGCGGCCCCTTGCGCGGTTGCTGCCCAACCGCTATGAATCACGGCATCCACCTGCCAAGGCCATCAGCGTGAAAACCCGATCCGAAGAACTCCAGGTATTTGTCGCCGTCATCGACAGCGGCTCGATCTCCGCCGCCGCGGAGCAGATCGGCCAGACCCCCTCCGCAGTCAGCCGCACCCTGTCGCGCCTGGAGGGCAAGCTCGGCACCACGCTGGTCAACCGCACCACGCGGCGCATGGACCTGACCGAGGAAGGGCGTTTCTTCCTGGAGCGCGCCCGGGCGATCCTCGAGCAGATGGACGACATGGAAGAGCGCCTGTCGCTGAACCGCCAGACCCCGACCGGGCGCCTGCGCATCAACGCCGCCGCGCCGTTCATGCTGCACGCGATCCTGCCGTGGATCGGCGAGTTCCGTCAGCAGTACCCCGGCATCGAGCTGGAGCTGAACACCGACGACCTGATCATCGACCTGCTGGAGCAAAGCACCGACGTGGCCATCCGCATCGGCGAACTGGCCGACTCCAGCCTGCACGCCCGTTCGCTCGGCTGCAGCCCGGTGCAGGTGCTTGCCAGCCCCGACTACCTGGCCCGGCATGGCACGCCGCAGCGGGTCGAGGACCTCGAGGCCCATTGCCTGCTCGGCTTCAGCTCCCTCGAGTCGCTCAACCAGTGGCCACTGCGCCATGCCCAGGGCGACCGCTGGGCGATCCGCCCGCAGCTGGTCGCCTCGAGCGGCGAGACCCTGCGCCAGCTGGCCATCGCCGGCGAGGGCATCGTCAGCCTGTCGCACTTCATGACCCACGAGGATATCCGCGCCGGCCGGCTGAATGTGATCCTCGCCGAGCACAACAATGGCTATCGCCAGCCGATCCACGCGGTCTACTACCGCAACACCCAGCTGGCCCTGCGCATCCAGTGCTTCCTCGATTTCATCCAGAAAAAGCTGGCGGTCTACGCCTGCTGAGTTGCCTGAACGCGACAGGGTCTGCCCGTCGGCGGCGCGAAACGACCGGGGTGTTTGCTTAGTTACAGGGCTTCGGCCTTAATGACTGATCAACAAAAACAACACCAAGGAAGTGCGCATGCGTATTGTCATGTTCCAGCCCCTGGCCCTCGGGGCCGCGATCCTGAGCTGCTCCTCCGCCTTTGCCGTGACGCTGGAAGGCGGCGCGGTGGCCGCGCCTGATCAATATGGCGCACAGGTGGCCGCCGACATCCTCAAGAAGGGCGGCAACGCGGTGGACGCCGCCGTCGCCACCGCCTTCACCCTGGCCGTGACCTACCCCGAGGCCGGCAATATCGGCGGCGGTGGCTTCATGACTCTGTTCGTCGACGGCAAGCCCTACTTCCTCGACTACCGCGAAGTGGCGCCCAAGGCCGCGACCAAGACCATGTACCTGGACGACAAGGGCGAGGTGATCGAGAACCTCAGCCTGGTCGGCGTGCGCGCGGCCGGTGTGCCGGGCACGGTGATGGGGCTGTGGGAGGCGCATCAGAAGTTCGGCAAGCTCAAGTGGAGCGAGCTGCTGACCCCGGCCATCGGCTACGCGCAGAACGGTTTCAAGATTGCCCAGAAACAGTACCAGTACCGCGACGACGCCCAGGGCCTGTTCAAGACCGCGACCAACTTCAACGACTACTTCGGCAGCATGAAGGTCGGCGAGCTGTTCAAGCAGCCGGAGCTGGCGCAGACCCTCGAGCGCATTGCCGACAAGGGCGTCAGCGAGTTCTACCAGGGCAAGACCGCCGACTTGCTGGTGGCGCAGATGCAGGCCGACAAGGGCCTGATCAGCAAGGACGACCTCAAGGACTACAAGGCCGTGTGGCGTGACCCGATCGCCATCAACTGGCGCGGCAACGTGGTCTACACCGCGCCGCCGCCAAGCTCCGGCGGCGTCGCCCTGGCCCAGCTGCTGGGCATCAAGGAAGACCGCGCGGCGGACTTCAAGGGCGTCGAGCACAACTCGGCCAAGTACATCCACCTGCTGGCCGAGATCGAGAAGCGCGTGTTCGCCGACCGCGCCGACTATCTCGGCGATCCGGCTTTCACCAAGGTCCCGGTCGACCAGCTGGTGGCCAAGGATTACCTGGCCAAGCGTGCCGCCCAGGTCAACCCCAACGCGATTTCCGCAACCGACCAGGTCAAGCCGGGGCTGGAGCCGCACCAGACCACGCACTTCTCCATCGTCGACAAGCAGGGCAATGCGGTGAGCAACACCTACACCCTCAACCTCGACTACGGCAGTGGCGTGGTGGTCAAGGGCGCGGGCTTCCTGCTCAACGACGAGATGGACGACTTTAGCGCCAAGCCGGGCGCGGCCAACGCCTTTGGCGTGGTCGGCGGCGACGCCAATGCCATCGCGCCGGGCAAGCGCATGCTCTCGTCGATGAGCCCGAGCCTGGTGGCGCGTGACGGCAAGGTGGTGCTGGTGCTGGGCACCCCGGGCGGTTCGCGGATCTTCACCTCGATCTTCCAGGTGATGAACAACCTGTACGACTTCGGCATGCCGCTGGAGAAGGCCGTGGCGGCGCAGCGCGTGCATCACCAGCTGCTGCCCAAGGACACCATCTACTTCGACAGCTATGCGCCGCTCAAGGGGCAGGTGGCTGACGACCTGAAGAAGATGGGTTATGTGCTGGAGGATCAGGGTTGGGAGATGGGCGACATCCAGGCGATCCGGGTGACCGGCGAGAAGCTGGAGACGGCGTCTGATCCGCGTGGGCGCGGGGTGGGGATGATCGTCAAGTAACAGCAGTCGGGGCCGCGCAGCGGCCCCGTTGTTACCGGTGTCAGACGCGGAACTGGCTGACCAGGGTCTGCAGGTGGCCACCCAGGCGCGCCAGCTCGACGCTGGAAGCGGCGGTCTCGTCGCTGGCCGCGGCGGTCTGTTCCGACACGTCGCGCACGTTGAGGATGCTGCGGCTGATCTCTTCGGCCACGGCGCTCTGTTGCTCGGCGGCGGCGGCGATCTGCTGGTTCATCGACTGGATGTTCGACACCGTGCGGGTGATGCTTTCCAGCGAACCACCGGCCTTGCGTGCCAGCTCGACGCTGCTGTCGGTCAGGTTGCGGCTGCCGTTCATCACCTCGGCGACCTGCTGGGTGCCCTGTTGCAGGCTGGCGATCAGGCCTTCGATTTCCTCGGTGGACTGCTGGGTGCGCTGGGCCAGGCCACGCACCTCGTCGGCGACCACGGCGAAACCACGCCCGGCTTCACCGGCACGGGCCGCCTCGATGGCGGCGTTGAGCGCCAGCAGATTGGTCTGCTCGGCCACCGACTTGATCACGTCCATGACGCTGCCGATCTTCTGGCTTTCCTGCTGCAGCAAGGTCATGGCCTCGGTGGAGCGATGCACTTCATGGGCCAGGCGCTCGATCTGGCTGATGGCTTCACCCACCACCTTGTCGCCGACACGGGCTTCGTCGTCGGCGTTGGTCGCGGCGTGGGAGGCTTGTTCGGCGTTGCGCGCGACTTCCTGCACGGTGGCGGCCATCTCGTGCATGGCGGTGGCCACCTGGTCGGTCTCGACCTTCTGGCTGTTGGCGCCGGCGCTGGTCTGCTCGGTCACCGCCGACAGCTCTTCGGCGGCGCTGGCGATCTGGGTCACGCCGTCGCGGATGCCGGTGATCAGGTCGCGCAGGGTGGTGCCCATGCGCGCGATGCCTTGCTGCAGGGCGCCCAGTTCGTCGCGGCGGGTGACGCGCAGTTGCTGGGTGAGGTCGCCGCTGGCGATGCGGTTGACCACGTCCATGGTCTCGCGCAGCGGGCGGGTGATCTGGCGGGTGATGATGAATGCGGCGAGCACGCCGACCAGCAGCGCCAGCAGGGTAGCGGTGGTCTGCAGGCTGCGGGCCTGGACGCTTTCGGCGTCACGGCGCTCGATCTGGATCTTGTACAGGTCGTCGCTGCGCTTGACGATATCGGCACCCTGCACGGTCATTTCGGCACGGGCCACGCCAATGGCGGCGGTGGCGTCGCGGAACTGACGCACGGCATCGCGGTAGGCCAGCACGGCGCTTTCGAACTGCTGGATGCGCGAGGCTTCGGCCGGCAGTTGGCGCTTGAGGCTGTCGATTTCGTTGAGGGCGTTCTCCAGCTGGCGCAGGGCGGCCTGCTCGGCTTCGCTGGTCAGGTCGGCGATGTAGCTGCGCACGTCAAGGCGCACCTGCACCAGTTGTTGCTTGGCCTTGCTGATCAGCAGGTACTGGGCCAGGCGGCTGGCATCGCTTTCGCTGCTGGACAGCACGGCGCCGCTGATCGCTTCGATGGCGTCGTTGGCGCGGGCCGCAGCCTGGTTCATCGAGTCGCGGGCGGCGAGGGTGGTCTTGTAGCCCTGGCGCATCTTCTCCAGCGAAACCCGGTACTCGCTGATGCTCTGGCCCTGCTCGCGCAGCAGCTTGAGGTTCTCGGGGCTCTTGAAGGTGTTGACCAGGTGTTGCTGCTGGCTGCCGAAGGCGTCGAGCTTGGCCTGGACGTTGCCTGCCGAGGCGTCGTCGCCGTTGGTCAGCATCCACTGCAGGCGGGCTACGCGCAGGTTGGTCAGGTCACTGTTGAGCTGGGTGATGTCGCTCATCCAGTTGCTGCGGTCGATAAGGCTGCCCAGGCTGTTCCAGCCGGTCAGGGCCAGCAGGCCGGTCAGGACCAGGACCAGGCCGAAGCCCAGGCCGAGTTTGAGGTTGACGCTGATATTGGCGAACCAACTGTTCATGCACGCTCTCCCAGAAAATGATTTCGCTCACTTGATCTCAAAAGCTGGGCGTTGTTGTTGTCAGGTAGCCCGCAGATTTGTGTAGGACTTATCGGCAACGGAGGGAGAAGCTGAAACGCTTTTTCGGCAAATTTGTAACTTGTTGAATATGTTTGTGTTTTTGACGTTGCCATTTGCGGGTAAGCCGGCTCCGCAGCAGGAGCCGGCTCGCCGGGGACGGCAATTTCAGAGGCTACGCGCGCTGAACGTGTCGCACTGGTTCAGGTCGCCGCTGGAAAATCCGGCCTTGAACCAGCGTACGCGCTGCTGCGAGGTGCCATGGGTGAACGAATCGGGCACCACGCGGCCCTGGCCCTGCTGCTGCAGCCGATCGTCGCCGATGGCGTTGGCGGCGTTCAGCGCCTCCTCGACATCCCCCGGCTCCAGCCAGTTCAGGCGTTTCTGCGCTTGGTAGGCCCAGACTCCGGCCAGGCAGTCGGCCTGCAGCTCCTGGCGTACCAGCAGGCCATTGTCGCCCTCCATGCGTTGGCCATTGCGCCGTGCGGCGTCGACCTTGGCCGAGACGCCGAGCAGGGTCTGCACGTGGTGGCCGATCTCGTGGGCGATCACATAGGCCTGGGCGAAGTCGCCGGCGGCCTTGAAGCGGGTTTCCATTTCGCGGAAGAAGGTCATGTCCAGGTATACGCGCTGGTCGCCTGGGCAGTAGAACGGCCCGACCGCCGATGAGGCGAAGCCGCAGGCGGAGTTGACCTGGCCACTGAACAGCACCAGCTTGGGGTCGCGGTACTGTTTGCCGGCCTGGGCGAACAGAGCCTTCCAGGTGTCCTCGGTGTCGCCGAGGATCGAGGCGACGAATTCGGCCTGCTCGTCGTTGGTCGGTGGTGCCTTGCCATCGACGTTGGCCGGGGCGGTCTGTTGCTGCTCCATCTGCCCGGCCAGCTGGCCGAGGATCTGCAGCGGGTCCTGCCCGGTAAGCCAGCCGATGCCGACGATCAGCAGGATGGCGCCGAGCCCAAGGCCCTTGCCGCCGCCGAAGCGCATGCCGCCGCCACCCCCTTCGCCGCGGGCATCGACCACGTTGTCGCTGCGTCGGCCTTTTCGCCATTCCATGTAGAGCTCTCCGGTTGCTGAAACATGAAGTCAAAGATTAGTTCAGCGCTGACCGAGGTGTATCCCCCGTCGCTGATACATAACCAAATGGTTATGCCTGGGACCGCTGAATTCAATATTCATCCCGTCGCACCTGCCGGAAACTGCAAGTCCGCCTGCCACGCCCAGGCGTTCGATAATTCCAAGAGAGGAAACCGGCATGCCCGCCCAGGACACCAGCCGCTTCGTGATCCGTGATCGCAACTGGCACCCCAAGGCCTTCACCCCCGACTACAAGACCTCGGTGGCGCGCTCCCCGCGCCAGGCGCTGGTCAGCATCCCGCAGTCGATCAGCGAAAGCACCGGCCCGGACTTTTCCCACCTGCGCTTCGGCGAGCACGACCATGACCTGCTGCTCAACTTCAACCAGGGCGGCCTGCCCATCGGCGAGCGCATCATCGTTGCCGGGCGGGTGGTCGACCAGTATGGCAAGCCGGTGCCCAACACCCTGGTGGAAATGTGGCAGGCCAATGCCGGTGGTCGTTACCGGCACAAGAACGACCGCTACCTGGCACCGCTGGACCCGAACTTCGGCGGTGTCGGCCGCTGCTTGACCGACCGCGACGGCTACTACAGCTTCCGCACCATCAAGCCCGGCCCGTACCCCTGGCGCAACGGCCCTAACGACTGGCGCCCGGCACATATCCACTTCTCCATCAGCGGCCCGTCGATCGCCACCAAGCTCATCACCCAGCTGTACTTCGAGGGCGACCCGCTGATCCCGCTGTGCCCGATCGTCAAGTCGATCGCCAACCCCGACGCCGTCGAACGGCTGATCGCCAGGCTCGACATGAGCCACGCCAACCCCATGGATTGCCTGGCCTACCGCTTCGACATCGTCCTGCGCGGCCAGCGCCAGACCCACTTCGAAAACCGCTGAGGAGGCCCGTCATGCCTATCGAACTGCTGCCGGAAACCCCTTCGCAGACCGCCGGCCCCTATGTACATATCGGCCTTGCCCTGGAAGCGGCCGGCAACCCGACCCGTGACCAGGAAATCTGCAACCACCTGGCCCGGCCCGATGCACCGGGCGAGCACATATTGCTGATCGGCCAGGTGTACGACGGCAATGGCCACCTGGTGCGTGATTCGTTTCTGGAGGTGTGGCAGGCCGACGCCGAGGGCCGCTACCAGGACGAGTACCACCTCGAGAACGTCTTCAACAGCTTCGGCCGCACCGCGACCACCTTCGATGCCGGCGAGTGGACCCTGCACACGGTCAAGCCGGGGGTGGTGAACAACGCCGCGGGTGTGCCGATGGCCCCGCACATCAATCTCAGCCTGTTTGCCCGTGGCATCAATATCCACCTGCATACCCGGCTGTATTTCGATGATGAAGCCGAGGCGAATGCCAAGTGTCCGGTGCTGAACCTGATCGAGCAGCCGCAGCGGCGCGAGACCTTGATTGCCCGGCGCTGTGAAGTGGACGGCAAGACGGCGTACCGCTTCGACATTCGTATCCAGGGCGATGGGGAGACAGTGTTCTTCGACTTCTGATGCCCCGGTCGGCAAGCCCGGCAACACTGGCAGGGCTTGCCGCTTGTACTAATGAGTTACGACTAATCCTTTCGTGGCGCGTCCCTGTACGCGTCGTCAAACCACTGAAATTTCGGTTGTTTTCCCGCCCTCATTGCCCCTGCCACAGGTACTAACACCAAGTTGTGAGCTACCCGATTCGGCGCCGTGCGCTTTCACTGCTGTTGTGAGCAAAACAATTAGCAGCAGCGGGAGTCCTTCCATGAACACTCAAGCGTGGATCAAGGCGGCAACGGCGCTGACGATGGCCGTGAGTCTGGGCCTTGCCGGTTGCAGCAGCGGCGGCGGCGGGCATCACAGCGAGGTTGATGGTTCGTCGTCCGATGGCGGCGCGGGTGCCGGAGCCGGTGGTAGCGGGGGCGATGGCACGGGCGGCAGTGGTGGCGGCGGTAGCGGTGGCACCACGACCCCGGGTGATGGCAGCGCCGGTACCGGTGGCGGCGGTGGCGGCACTGGTGGCACTGGTGGCACTGGTGGCGGCACCACACCCGGTGGTGGGGATGGCGGTAGTGGTGGAGGCACCACACCCACTGCGCTGGTCACCGGCCAGGTGGTCGACCAGTTGGGCAATACCGTGTCCGGGGTCGGTGACGGTGTGAGCAATCTCGGCCAGGTGATCGGTGCGCTGCCCATTGCCGGCAATACCTCGCTGAGCGGTGGCGTGGGCACGCTGGTGTCCTCCGCCGGCACTGCGGTGAACAGCGTCGGCGATGGCCTGAGCGAGGGCCTGGGGCAATTGGGTACCGGCAACAATGCCGTGGGCACCACGCTCGGCGTGGTCGGTGCGGCCACCGCCGACCTGGGCGGCGGCGTCTCCGGCCTTGGCCAGGGCGTGGCCGGGCTGGCCAGCAGCGGGCCGGTCGAGCAGGTGCCGGTGGTCAACCAACTGGTCGCCGGGGCCGGTCAAGGCGTCGACCGGGTTGGCCAGGCCGTGACCATGCTCGGCGACACCCTGTCGCCGGTCGGCACCAGCGGCCCGCTCGCCGGGGCGACCCAAGGCGTGAGCGATGCCTTGGTGCCGGTGGTCTCGCTGGTGGAAAACACGGCGGCCAATGCCACGCGGCAGACCGGGCTCGCCGGGCCGCTGAACCAGGCGCTGAACCAGACCGGTGGTGCCCTGAACCAGGCCGGCCAGCAACTGGCGGGGGCGGGCAACGGCAACCCCTTGAGCAACACGCTCGGGCAGGCGGTGGCCAATACCGGCACCACAG
This sequence is a window from Pseudomonas maumuensis. Protein-coding genes within it:
- the speA gene encoding arginine decarboxylase, with the protein product MSVRRTRKDDGSQWTVADSRSVYGIRHWGAGYFAINEAGRVEVRPNGPASAPIDLFEQVQELRQSGLSLPLLVRFPDILQDRVRQLTGAFDANIARLEYQSQYTALYPIKVNQQEAVVENIIATQNVSIGLEAGSKPELLAVLALAPKGGTIVCNGYKDREFIRLALMGQKLGHNVFIVIEKESEVALVIEEAAELKVKPQVGLRVRLSSLASSKWADTGGEKSKFGLSAAQLISVVQRFRDAGLDQGIRLLHFHMGSQIANLADYQHGFKEAIRYYGELRALGLPVDHIDVGGGLGVDYDGTHSRNASSINYDMDDYAGVVVGMLKEFCDAQGLPHPHIFSESGRSLTAHHAMLVIQVTDVESHNDEMPTIENKESLPETVQWLADLLGPTDIEMVTETYWRATHYMGDVAAQYADGKLTLAEKALAEQCYFAVCRRLHNSLKARQRSHRQVLDELNDKLADKYICNFSVFQSLPDTWAIGQVLPIIPLHRLDEEPLRRAVLQDLTCDSDGKINQYVDEQSIETSMPVHAVKEGEDYLLGVFLVGAYQEILGDMHNLFGDTDSVNIYQNADGSVYHAGIETHDTIEDMLRYVHLSPEELMTHYRDKVASARITARERTQYLDALRLGLTRSSYLSS
- a CDS encoding sulfite exporter TauE/SafE family protein — protein: MNTFLAFYQNIGPALSLLVILTFFLAGAVKGVIGLGLPTVAMGLLGLAMAPAQAAALLIVPSTLTNLWQLATGGHLLALLRRLGGMLAMIFIGTLLGSVWLGIDSGPWAAHGLGAALLVYALYGLVGPGLRVAPAWEPWLGPLCGLLTGVVTAATGVFVMPAVPYLQGLGLSRDELVQALGLSFTVSTLALAVGLAGQDALGGQALGASLLVLAPALLGMFAGQWLRGRISAALFKRCFFIGLALLGGHLLVNG
- the ggt gene encoding gamma-glutamyltransferase, coding for MRIVMFQPLALGAAILSCSSAFAVTLEGGAVAAPDQYGAQVAADILKKGGNAVDAAVATAFTLAVTYPEAGNIGGGGFMTLFVDGKPYFLDYREVAPKAATKTMYLDDKGEVIENLSLVGVRAAGVPGTVMGLWEAHQKFGKLKWSELLTPAIGYAQNGFKIAQKQYQYRDDAQGLFKTATNFNDYFGSMKVGELFKQPELAQTLERIADKGVSEFYQGKTADLLVAQMQADKGLISKDDLKDYKAVWRDPIAINWRGNVVYTAPPPSSGGVALAQLLGIKEDRAADFKGVEHNSAKYIHLLAEIEKRVFADRADYLGDPAFTKVPVDQLVAKDYLAKRAAQVNPNAISATDQVKPGLEPHQTTHFSIVDKQGNAVSNTYTLNLDYGSGVVVKGAGFLLNDEMDDFSAKPGAANAFGVVGGDANAIAPGKRMLSSMSPSLVARDGKVVLVLGTPGGSRIFTSIFQVMNNLYDFGMPLEKAVAAQRVHHQLLPKDTIYFDSYAPLKGQVADDLKKMGYVLEDQGWEMGDIQAIRVTGEKLETASDPRGRGVGMIVK
- a CDS encoding putative quinol monooxygenase; this encodes MTEQYAFILKAKTRPEQAEAFEQLFRPYVEPSRQEPGCIEYHMLRDKADPSLFVFFEVWASKDALDVHSALPHMRAFFENRMDYLERDFDIQMIDMLSASSASR
- a CDS encoding LysR family transcriptional regulator, producing the protein MKTRSEELQVFVAVIDSGSISAAAEQIGQTPSAVSRTLSRLEGKLGTTLVNRTTRRMDLTEEGRFFLERARAILEQMDDMEERLSLNRQTPTGRLRINAAAPFMLHAILPWIGEFRQQYPGIELELNTDDLIIDLLEQSTDVAIRIGELADSSLHARSLGCSPVQVLASPDYLARHGTPQRVEDLEAHCLLGFSSLESLNQWPLRHAQGDRWAIRPQLVASSGETLRQLAIAGEGIVSLSHFMTHEDIRAGRLNVILAEHNNGYRQPIHAVYYRNTQLALRIQCFLDFIQKKLAVYAC
- a CDS encoding LysR substrate-binding domain-containing protein, translated to MHFDLIDLKLFQHTLESGNITAGARRSHLSLPAASARIRAMESSLGIPLLERNRRGVLPTPAGQALLQHARLIAQQVERLQFDLGQYAHGLQGQVRLLCNTAALTEYLPELLASYLAEHPGVSVDIQELPSLHIVQAISQGMADLGIVSNAAPCATLQTRPFRDDPLVLVMPREHPLAASDRADFNASLGHGHVGLGADSALALHLEEQALRLGKRMQVRVRAEGFDGVIRMVGGGAGVAVVPLTSVRRWEHSLPLRWVALQEAWAKRSLLLCSRDFSALPGYAALLVERLGNKA
- a CDS encoding NAD(P)H-dependent oxidoreductase produces the protein MKKILLLNGGKRFAHSEGRLNQTLHDAALAHLDRAGFDVRETFIDGGYDVQAEVEKFLWADVVIYQMPGWWMGAPWTVKKYVDDVFTAGHGSLYANDGRTRSDASQKYGSGGLVQGKQYMLSLTWNAPQQAFDDPSDFFEGKGVDAVYFPFHKANQFLGMTGLPTYLAVDVMKRPDVPAALAAYEQHLDQVFGKAQ